A section of the Streptomyces sp. NBC_01591 genome encodes:
- a CDS encoding GNAT family N-acetyltransferase: MAIKYEWQGDFDNASLNRLHADGFGSPVAQTDWQARLERHSLGWVCARENGDLIGFVNVVWDGGAHAFILDTVVAQHLRSIGVGAALVAVAAKEARAAKCEWLHVDFEEHLRSFYFDACGFRETAAGLIAL, from the coding sequence GTGGCGATCAAGTATGAGTGGCAAGGCGACTTCGACAACGCATCCCTCAACAGATTGCACGCCGACGGTTTCGGATCCCCGGTCGCTCAGACCGACTGGCAAGCACGGCTTGAGCGCCACAGCCTTGGCTGGGTCTGCGCGAGGGAAAATGGCGATCTGATCGGATTCGTCAACGTTGTCTGGGACGGCGGAGCACACGCCTTCATTCTGGACACGGTGGTCGCCCAGCATCTTCGGTCGATAGGGGTTGGCGCCGCGCTTGTCGCAGTCGCAGCCAAAGAAGCCCGTGCCGCGAAGTGCGAGTGGCTCCACGTCGACTTCGAGGAACATCTGCGCTCGTTCTATTTCGACGCCTGTGGCTTCCGGGAGACAGCAGCAGGGCTGATCGCCCTGTAA
- a CDS encoding nuclear transport factor 2 family protein produces MHDVLRRWKAAFDGHQPDTMADLFTPDTLFQGFGPAVLTGRDAVRGYYTAVPADRRAEATILHTYTIGEQVAGGFADVTFGDAHDWEAHVHLSLVLRLDNAGWQIRQYHVSRVDAEH; encoded by the coding sequence ATGCATGACGTCCTTCGGCGCTGGAAGGCCGCTTTCGACGGCCACCAGCCCGACACCATGGCCGATCTGTTCACCCCGGACACCCTCTTCCAGGGCTTCGGACCCGCCGTCCTCACCGGCCGGGACGCGGTGCGGGGCTACTACACAGCCGTACCGGCCGACCGAAGGGCCGAGGCAACGATCCTGCACACATACACGATCGGCGAGCAGGTCGCCGGAGGCTTCGCGGACGTCACGTTCGGCGACGCGCACGACTGGGAGGCCCATGTACATCTGTCGCTGGTCCTCCGCCTCGACAACGCCGGCTGGCAGATCCGCCAGTACCACGTCTCCCGCGTCGACGCCGAGCACTAG
- a CDS encoding nitronate monooxygenase: MTSPLDGLAVDNPVLAAPMAGGPSTPALVVAAARANGLGFLAGGYKTADALAEQIAEVRRHDIAFGVNLFAPNPLPVDPEAFRRYAAAIAPEARVYELDIQAAEIVEDNDHWSDKIDLLLSAPVPVVSFTFAIPDTAVIASLRAAGTLVVQTVTSPAEARLAADAGADVLAVQASAAGGHSGTLTPERVPASVPLTDLLGQIREAVSLPLVAAGGLATPAGVAEALRAGAEAVMVGTVLLRADEAGTSLPHKAALADPKRRRTVVTRAFTGRPARALANRFTDHYSGLAPSGYPALHHLTRPMRQAAAAAGDPERINLWAGTGYRQATAEPAAQILRRLASHV; encoded by the coding sequence ATGACCTCGCCACTCGACGGCCTCGCCGTGGACAACCCGGTTCTGGCCGCGCCGATGGCCGGCGGTCCCAGCACCCCCGCACTGGTCGTGGCGGCGGCCCGTGCGAACGGACTAGGGTTCCTCGCCGGCGGATACAAGACCGCCGACGCACTGGCCGAGCAGATCGCCGAGGTCCGACGCCACGACATCGCCTTCGGGGTCAACCTCTTCGCTCCCAACCCCCTGCCGGTCGATCCGGAGGCCTTCCGACGCTATGCCGCCGCGATCGCCCCCGAAGCCCGGGTCTACGAACTCGACATCCAGGCAGCGGAAATCGTCGAGGACAACGACCACTGGTCGGACAAGATCGACTTGTTGCTGTCCGCACCGGTACCGGTCGTCAGCTTCACCTTCGCCATCCCGGACACAGCCGTCATCGCCTCACTGCGCGCCGCCGGAACCCTGGTCGTCCAGACGGTCACGTCACCGGCGGAGGCCCGCCTGGCCGCGGACGCGGGCGCCGACGTACTGGCCGTACAGGCGTCGGCCGCCGGAGGGCACTCAGGCACACTCACCCCAGAACGTGTTCCGGCCTCCGTCCCACTGACCGATCTGCTGGGGCAGATACGGGAGGCGGTGTCGCTGCCGCTCGTCGCCGCGGGCGGGCTGGCCACCCCGGCCGGCGTGGCCGAGGCACTACGCGCCGGGGCCGAGGCGGTAATGGTCGGTACGGTCCTGCTGCGGGCGGACGAAGCCGGTACGTCGCTCCCCCACAAGGCGGCCCTGGCCGACCCGAAGCGCCGCCGGACCGTGGTGACCAGGGCGTTCACAGGCCGGCCCGCACGGGCTCTGGCCAACCGGTTCACCGACCACTACAGCGGCCTCGCCCCCTCTGGCTACCCCGCCCTGCACCATCTGACCAGGCCGATGCGCCAGGCCGCCGCCGCGGCCGGCGACCCCGAGCGGATCAATCTGTGGGCCGGGACCGGGTACCGCCAGGCCACCGCCGAGCCCGCCGCCCAGATCCTGCGGAGACTGGCCTCCCACGTCTGA
- a CDS encoding serine hydrolase domain-containing protein, translating to MAQERGFSGTVRVTRHGEPVFTRAFGMASRRWSIPNTCDTRFRVASVSKMFTAVAVLQLVERKQVCLDDALVGFVKEHMPQLDPRVTVHHALTMTAGIGDWFEEGSDDWEAEWAALTSSHPLYLLRSNKDYLSLFAGKQPHFPPGERHLYNGAGYILLGLLIESVTGRSFEEVIADDVFARAGMSAAGFPALDDLGPDIAEGYLTTAGSPTPYRTNHYATTPGAAADGGATCSAADLTAFAHALRHGRLLNEETTRLALTPQVDEREEKVRGYQWMYGFGLTHILDDEGTIVRWGHTGEEDGASARLYHYPQQGLDVAVLGNISWCAGDMGWAIHDALVGN from the coding sequence GTGGCGCAGGAAAGGGGGTTCTCCGGCACGGTCCGGGTCACGCGTCACGGGGAGCCGGTATTCACCCGCGCGTTCGGGATGGCGTCACGGCGGTGGTCCATACCGAACACGTGCGACACGCGATTCCGGGTGGCGTCGGTGTCCAAGATGTTCACAGCGGTGGCCGTCCTGCAGCTCGTCGAGCGGAAGCAGGTCTGCCTCGACGACGCGCTGGTGGGCTTCGTGAAAGAGCACATGCCCCAGCTCGATCCGCGTGTCACGGTCCACCACGCCCTGACGATGACGGCGGGCATCGGCGACTGGTTCGAGGAGGGCAGCGACGACTGGGAGGCCGAATGGGCCGCCCTGACCTCCTCCCACCCGCTCTACCTGCTGCGGAGCAACAAGGACTACCTGTCGCTGTTCGCCGGTAAGCAGCCCCACTTCCCTCCCGGGGAGCGTCATCTGTACAACGGCGCCGGCTACATCCTGCTCGGCCTGCTCATCGAATCGGTGACCGGCCGCTCCTTCGAGGAGGTCATCGCCGACGATGTATTCGCCCGTGCCGGAATGAGCGCGGCAGGATTCCCGGCCCTGGACGACCTGGGGCCGGACATTGCCGAGGGATACCTCACCACCGCCGGCAGCCCCACCCCGTACCGGACCAATCACTACGCGACCACCCCCGGGGCCGCCGCCGACGGAGGGGCTACCTGTAGCGCCGCCGATCTGACGGCCTTCGCCCACGCACTGCGCCACGGGCGGCTGCTGAACGAGGAGACCACGCGCCTGGCTCTGACCCCGCAGGTCGACGAGCGTGAGGAGAAGGTCCGCGGCTACCAGTGGATGTACGGCTTCGGCCTCACCCACATCCTCGACGACGAAGGAACCATCGTCCGCTGGGGCCACACGGGCGAGGAGGACGGGGCCAGCGCCCGCCTCTATCACTACCCGCAGCAGGGCCTGGACGTCGCAGTCCTCGGCAACATCAGCTGGTGCGCCGGCGACATGGGGTGGGCCATCCACGACGCCCTGGTCGGCAACTGA
- a CDS encoding IS3 family transposase — translation MDEAFTSVEVQLGITAACRLTGRSRATHYRRLRPPPPRRTRAPQMQPSALTAEERSAVLELMNGDEYAELAPAQIWARELDAGRYHCSVSTMYRILREQDQSGERRRQATHPAKAVPELVATGPSQVFTWDITKAAGPAKGVWYHAYVIIDIFSRYIVGHTVERAESAVRAEELIRETIARNGIVPQTVHADRGTSMTSKKVSQLLIDLGVTRSHSRPKVSNDNPYSEAQFKTTKYMSDYPERFDSLAHAREWFDAFIAYYNHEHRHSGIGWHTPASVHFGTAEEVRDQRAVTLAEAYARHPERFGRRPRPPEIPQTAWINDPAKRREPAPQTS, via the coding sequence GTGGACGAGGCGTTCACCAGCGTCGAGGTTCAGCTGGGCATCACGGCCGCCTGTCGGCTGACCGGCCGCTCCCGCGCCACGCATTACCGTCGGCTCCGGCCCCCACCACCACGCAGAACACGTGCCCCACAGATGCAGCCGTCGGCCCTGACGGCCGAAGAGCGTTCTGCGGTACTCGAGTTGATGAACGGCGACGAGTACGCCGAGCTGGCGCCCGCGCAGATCTGGGCCCGCGAGCTGGATGCCGGGCGCTATCACTGCTCCGTCTCGACGATGTACCGGATCCTGCGCGAGCAGGATCAGTCCGGTGAGCGCCGACGGCAGGCCACCCATCCCGCCAAGGCGGTGCCCGAGCTGGTCGCCACCGGGCCCTCGCAGGTGTTCACCTGGGACATCACCAAGGCGGCCGGGCCGGCCAAGGGCGTCTGGTATCACGCCTACGTGATCATCGACATCTTCAGCCGGTATATCGTCGGCCACACCGTCGAGCGAGCCGAATCAGCTGTGCGGGCCGAGGAGCTGATCCGCGAGACCATCGCCCGCAACGGCATCGTGCCCCAGACCGTGCACGCGGACCGCGGCACCTCGATGACGTCGAAGAAGGTCTCCCAACTACTGATCGATCTGGGCGTGACGCGGTCGCACTCGAGGCCGAAGGTCTCCAACGACAACCCTTACAGCGAGGCCCAGTTCAAGACCACGAAGTACATGTCGGATTATCCTGAACGGTTCGATTCGCTGGCCCACGCCCGCGAGTGGTTCGACGCGTTCATCGCGTATTACAACCATGAGCACCGGCACTCGGGTATCGGCTGGCACACACCAGCCTCCGTCCACTTCGGGACCGCCGAGGAAGTCCGCGACCAGCGCGCGGTCACCCTCGCCGAGGCATACGCCCGCCACCCCGAACGCTTCGGCCGCCGCCCCAGACCACCCGAGATACCCCAGACGGCCTGGATCAACGACCCGGCCAAACGCAGGGAACCCGCACCACAAACCTCATAG
- a CDS encoding IS6 family transposase produces MDSTPPSYKGHRYPVEVISHCVWLYFRFPLSFREVEELMLERGVMVSYETVRRWCLKFGQAYANSLRRRRPRPGDKWHLDEVFIKVNGEVKYLWRAVDVDGNLLDILIQNRRDKAAARRFFRRLLKETGTVPRVVVTDKLRSYSAAHREVMPSVEHRSHKGLNNRAENSHQPTRQRERAMKGFRSVGGAQRFLAAFSGISPHFRPGRYHRTAPDHRLEMTVRFTIWDQITGTAGLPATA; encoded by the coding sequence GTGGACAGTACGCCGCCGTCGTACAAGGGGCACCGGTACCCGGTCGAGGTGATCTCCCACTGCGTGTGGCTGTACTTCCGGTTCCCGCTCAGCTTCCGCGAGGTCGAGGAGCTGATGCTCGAGCGCGGCGTCATGGTGTCCTACGAGACGGTGCGCCGGTGGTGCCTGAAGTTCGGCCAGGCCTACGCGAACAGCCTGCGGCGCCGCCGTCCTCGGCCCGGCGATAAATGGCACCTGGACGAGGTCTTCATCAAGGTCAACGGCGAGGTGAAGTACCTGTGGCGGGCCGTCGACGTCGACGGCAACTTGCTCGACATCCTGATCCAGAACCGCCGCGACAAGGCCGCGGCCAGGCGTTTCTTCCGCAGACTCCTCAAAGAGACCGGCACGGTGCCGCGGGTGGTCGTCACCGACAAGCTCCGCTCCTACAGCGCCGCCCACCGCGAGGTGATGCCCTCGGTCGAGCACCGCTCCCACAAAGGACTGAACAACCGGGCGGAGAACTCGCACCAGCCCACCAGGCAGCGCGAGCGCGCGATGAAGGGCTTCCGCAGCGTCGGTGGCGCCCAAAGATTCCTGGCCGCGTTCAGCGGTATCTCGCCCCACTTCCGACCCGGCCGTTACCACCGCACCGCACCCGACCACCGCCTCGAGATGACCGTCCGCTTCACGATCTGGGACCAGATCACCGGCACCGCCGGCCTGCCCGCCACGGCCTGA
- the ltrA gene encoding group II intron reverse transcriptase/maturase produces MPEDAPPNGGAPGPRARVLEMQAKLHRWAVADPGRRFDDLFNFVHDPATLLVAFDRVAGNRGARTPGVDGLTATDVEESIGVPGFLNDLRVAVKGGAFCPLPVRERSIPKPGGSGKVRKLGIPTIADRVAQAALKLVLEPIFEADFKPVSYGFRPRRRAQDAIAEIHYFGTRGYRWVLDADIEACFDSINHTALMDRVRHRVKDKRVLSLVKAFLKAGILTELGENKETLTGTPQGGILSPLLANIALSALDEHLHETWEPGGTMATEGKRAHRRRKGRPTWRVVRYADDFVVLVHGTEADTAALREEVADVLEPLGLRLSQAKTRIAHMSDGFDFLGFRIQWKRKGGTDRWHVYTFIADRPIRSLKAKVRAVTGRTSQQDLATVLIRLTQIMRGWANYFKHAVAKHVFTKLDAFVWWRLIRMLRERHHWSWGEVRRRFTTPTGRWLPIAADGAELFQIASVTVSRYRYRASRIPNPWHPANPV; encoded by the coding sequence ATGCCGGAAGATGCCCCGCCGAATGGCGGAGCCCCGGGCCCTCGGGCCCGGGTACTGGAGATGCAGGCCAAGCTTCACCGTTGGGCGGTGGCCGATCCCGGCCGCCGGTTCGATGACCTGTTCAACTTCGTGCACGATCCGGCGACGCTGTTGGTGGCGTTCGACCGGGTCGCGGGCAACCGGGGAGCCCGGACTCCCGGCGTCGACGGCCTGACCGCCACCGACGTCGAGGAATCCATCGGTGTCCCCGGATTCCTGAACGACCTGCGGGTCGCCGTCAAGGGCGGTGCGTTCTGTCCTCTGCCGGTGCGGGAACGCAGCATTCCCAAGCCGGGAGGCTCGGGAAAGGTCCGTAAACTCGGGATTCCGACGATCGCGGACCGGGTCGCTCAGGCAGCGCTGAAACTGGTGCTGGAACCGATCTTCGAGGCCGACTTCAAGCCGGTCTCCTACGGGTTCCGGCCCCGACGGCGGGCCCAGGACGCCATCGCCGAGATCCACTATTTCGGCACCCGGGGATATCGCTGGGTGCTGGATGCGGACATCGAGGCGTGCTTCGACTCGATCAACCACACGGCCCTGATGGACCGAGTGCGTCATCGGGTGAAGGACAAGCGTGTCCTGTCGCTGGTCAAAGCCTTCCTCAAGGCCGGGATTCTTACTGAACTCGGTGAGAACAAGGAGACGTTGACCGGCACCCCGCAAGGCGGCATCCTCTCCCCGCTGCTGGCGAACATTGCTCTGTCGGCGCTCGATGAGCACCTGCACGAGACGTGGGAGCCGGGCGGGACGATGGCCACCGAAGGTAAACGCGCCCACCGGCGCCGCAAGGGTCGGCCGACGTGGCGGGTCGTCCGCTACGCGGACGACTTCGTCGTCCTGGTGCACGGCACCGAGGCCGACACTGCGGCACTGCGCGAAGAAGTCGCTGACGTGCTCGAACCTCTGGGATTGCGCCTGTCGCAGGCGAAGACCCGGATCGCGCACATGAGTGATGGGTTCGACTTCCTGGGCTTCCGCATCCAGTGGAAACGCAAAGGAGGCACGGACAGATGGCACGTCTACACCTTCATCGCGGACCGGCCCATCCGGTCCTTGAAGGCGAAGGTCCGTGCTGTGACAGGCAGGACATCGCAGCAGGATCTCGCCACCGTGCTGATCAGACTCACTCAGATCATGCGCGGTTGGGCCAACTACTTCAAGCACGCTGTCGCCAAGCATGTCTTCACGAAGCTTGACGCCTTCGTGTGGTGGCGTCTGATCCGCATGCTGCGGGAACGTCACCACTGGAGTTGGGGCGAAGTCCGCCGCCGGTTCACCACCCCCACCGGGCGGTGGCTACCGATCGCGGCGGACGGGGCCGAACTGTTCCAGATCGCATCGGTCACGGTCAGCCGTTACCGATACCGGGCCAGCAGGATCCCCAACCCATGGCACCCTGCGAACCCCGTCTGA
- a CDS encoding SDR family NAD(P)-dependent oxidoreductase produces MSTQVQKVAVVTGASQGIGAGIVTAYRKLGYGVVATSRRIPASDDPDVVTVQGDIADRATAERVIAAGVEQFGRIDTLVNNAGIFVAKPFTDYTEDDYDAVLGVNLDGFFRITQLAVERMLEQGGGHVVQITSTLADQASSSVTSVLASLTKGGLQSATKALAIEYAGRGIRSNAVALGTIKTPMHPEEHHAALAALHPVGRMGEVSDIVDAVVYLENAPFVTGEILHVDGGQSAGY; encoded by the coding sequence ATGAGCACGCAGGTTCAGAAGGTCGCGGTCGTCACGGGTGCGTCGCAGGGCATCGGAGCCGGGATTGTCACCGCCTACCGCAAGCTGGGCTATGGCGTCGTCGCCACCTCGCGCCGCATCCCCGCGTCGGACGACCCCGACGTCGTCACCGTCCAGGGCGACATCGCCGACCGCGCGACCGCAGAGCGCGTCATCGCCGCCGGCGTCGAGCAGTTCGGCCGTATCGACACGCTGGTCAACAACGCGGGGATCTTCGTCGCGAAGCCCTTCACCGACTACACCGAGGACGACTACGACGCGGTGCTCGGCGTGAACCTGGACGGTTTCTTCCGCATCACCCAGCTCGCGGTGGAGCGCATGCTCGAGCAGGGCGGCGGTCACGTCGTGCAGATCACGAGCACGCTCGCCGACCAGGCCAGCTCCAGTGTGACCTCCGTACTCGCCTCTCTGACCAAGGGCGGACTGCAGTCCGCCACCAAGGCGCTGGCCATCGAGTACGCCGGCCGCGGCATCCGCAGCAACGCCGTGGCGCTGGGCACCATCAAGACACCCATGCACCCCGAGGAGCATCACGCGGCACTCGCGGCACTGCATCCGGTCGGCCGTATGGGCGAGGTGAGCGACATCGTCGACGCGGTCGTCTACCTCGAGAACGCCCCGTTCGTCACAGGCGAGATCCTCCACGTCGACGGCGGCCAGAGCGCCGGGTACTGA
- a CDS encoding TetR/AcrR family transcriptional regulator → MGRTSDAREKIISTAQSLIELRGYSALGVAEICKTAGVPKGSFYYFFESKEALALTVLDEHWADQRREWARVLRGDADPLQRLRQLFEETEAIQRAGQKSCGTVSGCLFGNLTLELSNQTEAIRRRLQEIFDAQVDMVESVVAEARERGEVTVADTREAARSVVAQLEGQVLFAKLYNSTSQLSVLWANCLALLGARAPQEAAAEA, encoded by the coding sequence ATGGGACGGACCAGTGACGCCAGGGAAAAGATCATCAGCACCGCGCAGTCGCTCATCGAGCTGCGTGGCTACTCGGCGCTGGGCGTGGCCGAGATCTGCAAGACGGCCGGGGTGCCCAAGGGGAGCTTCTACTACTTCTTCGAGTCCAAGGAGGCTCTGGCGCTGACTGTGCTCGACGAGCACTGGGCCGACCAGCGTCGCGAGTGGGCCCGTGTTCTGCGCGGCGACGCCGACCCTCTGCAGCGGCTGCGGCAGCTCTTCGAGGAGACCGAGGCGATCCAGCGCGCGGGGCAGAAGAGCTGTGGCACCGTCTCCGGCTGCTTGTTCGGGAACCTCACGTTGGAGCTGAGCAATCAGACCGAAGCGATCCGCCGACGCCTGCAGGAGATCTTCGACGCCCAGGTCGACATGGTGGAGTCGGTCGTCGCCGAGGCGCGTGAGCGTGGCGAGGTCACTGTCGCCGACACCCGTGAGGCGGCGCGATCGGTCGTCGCGCAGCTCGAAGGACAGGTGCTGTTCGCCAAGCTCTACAACAGCACGTCCCAGCTGAGCGTTCTCTGGGCGAACTGCCTGGCTCTGCTGGGCGCCCGGGCGCCGCAGGAGGCAGCGGCCGAGGCATGA
- the wrbA gene encoding NAD(P)H:quinone oxidoreductase, whose translation MATPVKLSIVYYSSTGTIAEIAEELRDAGVKAGAEVRLVKAAELAPRAAIEANPAWAANHAATAGIPEATPEDIEWADAVLFGSATRFGNLSSQLKQFIDTLGGLWAQGKLADKVYSGFTSSATLHAGQETTLQALYTSVHHFGGIVVAPGFTDPVKFADGNPYGTSHVDGQGTNPVDDTTRAAARHQAERVVRIAAQLKAA comes from the coding sequence GTGGCTACTCCCGTCAAGCTTTCGATCGTCTACTACTCCTCCACCGGCACCATCGCCGAGATAGCCGAGGAGCTCCGCGATGCCGGTGTGAAGGCCGGTGCCGAGGTCCGCCTGGTGAAGGCCGCCGAGCTGGCCCCGCGGGCGGCCATCGAGGCCAATCCGGCGTGGGCAGCCAACCACGCCGCCACCGCGGGCATCCCCGAGGCGACACCCGAGGACATCGAGTGGGCCGACGCCGTACTGTTCGGATCCGCCACCCGGTTCGGCAACCTCTCCTCGCAGCTCAAGCAGTTCATCGACACCCTCGGCGGGCTGTGGGCACAGGGGAAGCTGGCCGACAAGGTCTACAGCGGCTTCACCTCGTCCGCGACCCTCCACGCCGGACAGGAGACGACGCTCCAGGCGCTCTACACCAGCGTCCACCACTTCGGCGGCATCGTGGTCGCCCCCGGCTTCACGGACCCGGTCAAGTTCGCCGACGGCAACCCTTACGGCACCTCGCACGTGGACGGGCAGGGCACGAACCCGGTGGACGACACCACCCGCGCCGCCGCCCGCCACCAGGCCGAACGCGTCGTGAGGATAGCGGCCCAGCTCAAGGCAGCCTGA
- the fxsT gene encoding FxSxx-COOH system tetratricopeptide repeat protein has translation MSAGAGGVAAGGGITGSALGDNSRVTYVDKQYVAEAGVPVGWPVVVGTVPVLASAFQPREVLRQAVDEARGHGRSVVLASDTPHGERSRSGTRASVQVMSGGGGVGKSQLAAAYAREAVTDGADLVVWTPATDIQQVLTVYAQAAALVQAPGHTGTDLETDARAFLSWLAATDRRWLVILDDITNPDAIEPWWPDSQRGTGWTLATTRLKDPRLTGGGRTRIDVDVYTPTEATDYLTTRLTHDHKAHLADHRAPALAEALGHLPLALGHAAAYMLRENTSCSTYLEQFTDRATHLDKLLPHWADAERYGRQVTTTLLLALDATDQDPHGPLARTALRITAYLDPAGQPAALWTTNAFLTYLIQQQRAAVPARRNLGLRRRRRSAVRTVTGDEAAAALRLLDRYGLITYDSADNPRAVRIHALTARAVRETTPQDQQPTTAVTAADTLVEIWPDPDHTQRELASTLRANTDSLTTHAGESLWTPDAHPVLYRTGASLLNAHLHSASSTYWEHMVADCERLLGDEHPDTLAARASLAASYWQAGRTNDAIEIEEHVLAEYERLLGNEHPHTLAARASLAASYRQAGRTNDAINLLEHVLAEYERLLGNEHLDTLAARASLAASYRQAGRTNDAIEIEEPVLAQCERLLGNEHPHTLSARANLAASYRQAGRTNDAIEIEEPVLAQCERLLGNEHPDTLSARANLAASYRQAGRTNDAIEIEERVLADRERLLGNEHPDTCSARDALSRWRSAGDGLGEPPL, from the coding sequence GTGTCCGCTGGGGCAGGTGGGGTCGCGGCGGGCGGGGGGATCACCGGTTCCGCGCTGGGTGACAACAGCCGGGTCACGTATGTGGACAAGCAGTACGTGGCAGAGGCCGGCGTGCCGGTGGGGTGGCCGGTGGTGGTGGGGACGGTGCCGGTGCTGGCGTCCGCGTTCCAGCCGCGCGAGGTACTGCGTCAGGCGGTCGACGAGGCCCGCGGGCACGGCCGGAGCGTCGTGCTGGCGAGTGACACCCCGCACGGTGAGCGGTCGCGGTCCGGTACGCGTGCGTCTGTGCAGGTGATGTCGGGCGGCGGCGGGGTGGGCAAGTCGCAGCTGGCCGCCGCCTACGCCCGTGAAGCGGTCACGGACGGCGCCGATCTGGTGGTGTGGACGCCGGCAACCGATATCCAACAGGTTCTGACCGTCTATGCGCAGGCCGCTGCGCTCGTGCAGGCGCCCGGCCATACCGGCACGGACCTGGAAACGGACGCACGAGCCTTCCTCAGCTGGCTGGCGGCCACCGACCGACGATGGCTGGTCATCCTGGACGACATCACCAACCCGGATGCGATCGAGCCCTGGTGGCCAGACAGCCAGCGCGGCACCGGCTGGACCCTTGCCACCACCCGCCTCAAAGACCCGCGCCTGACCGGCGGCGGCCGGACCCGCATCGACGTCGACGTCTACACCCCAACCGAAGCAACCGACTACCTCACCACCCGCCTCACCCACGACCACAAAGCCCACCTGGCCGACCACCGAGCCCCGGCCCTCGCCGAGGCACTCGGACACCTGCCGCTGGCACTGGGACACGCCGCCGCCTACATGCTTCGCGAGAACACCTCCTGCAGCACCTACCTGGAACAGTTCACCGACCGCGCCACGCACCTGGACAAACTCCTGCCCCACTGGGCCGACGCCGAACGCTACGGCCGGCAGGTCACCACCACCCTGCTCCTCGCCCTCGACGCCACCGACCAGGACCCCCACGGACCCCTGGCCCGCACCGCCCTCCGCATCACCGCCTACCTCGACCCCGCCGGACAACCCGCCGCCCTATGGACCACCAACGCCTTCCTCACCTACCTCATCCAGCAACAGCGCGCCGCCGTCCCGGCTCGGCGGAACCTCGGCCTGCGCCGACGGCGCAGGAGCGCGGTGCGGACCGTCACGGGTGACGAGGCAGCCGCAGCGCTGCGGCTCCTCGACCGGTACGGACTGATCACGTACGACTCCGCCGACAACCCCCGAGCGGTGCGTATCCACGCGCTCACCGCACGCGCCGTGCGCGAGACCACTCCTCAGGACCAGCAGCCGACGACCGCCGTCACCGCCGCCGACACCCTCGTCGAAATATGGCCAGACCCCGACCACACCCAGCGCGAACTGGCCAGCACGCTACGCGCCAACACGGATTCCCTCACCACCCATGCCGGAGAGTCCTTATGGACGCCCGACGCCCACCCCGTGCTCTACCGCACGGGAGCAAGCCTCCTCAATGCTCACCTGCACAGCGCCTCCTCGACGTACTGGGAACACATGGTCGCCGACTGCGAGCGGCTGCTGGGCGACGAACACCCCGACACCCTGGCCGCCCGCGCCAGCCTCGCCGCCTCCTACTGGCAGGCCGGGCGCACCAACGACGCCATCGAAATCGAAGAGCACGTCCTCGCCGAGTACGAGCGACTCCTCGGCAACGAACACCCCCACACCCTGGCCGCCCGCGCCAGCCTCGCCGCCTCCTACCGGCAGGCCGGGCGCACCAACGACGCCATCAACCTGCTCGAACACGTCCTCGCCGAGTACGAGCGACTCCTCGGCAACGAACACCTCGACACCCTGGCCGCCCGCGCCAGCCTCGCCGCCTCCTACCGGCAGGCCGGGCGCACCAACGACGCCATCGAAATCGAAGAGCCCGTCCTCGCCCAATGCGAGCGACTCCTCGGCAACGAACACCCCCACACCCTGAGCGCCCGCGCCAACCTCGCCGCCTCCTACCGGCAGGCCGGGCGCACCAACGACGCCATCGAAATCGAAGAGCCCGTCCTCGCCCAATGCGAGCGACTCCTCGGCAACGAACACCCCGACACCCTGAGCGCCCGCGCCAACCTCGCCGCCTCCTACCGGCAGGCCGGGCGCACCAACGACGCCATCGAAATCGAAGAGCGCGTGCTCGCCGATCGCGAGCGGTTGCTTGGCAACGAACACCCCGACACTTGTTCTGCTCGTGATGCTCTGTCCCGGTGGCGGTCGGCGGGGGATGGTCTTGGGGAGCCTCCGTTGTAA
- a CDS encoding muconolactone Delta-isomerase family protein — MKEFLVELTTTVPEGTDPAEVDRRRAEESVRAGELAAAGHLVRLWRPVGELRSIGLWRAADEGELYEKVLGALPLWPWMTSVVTVLQSHPNDPGRTAVTA; from the coding sequence ATGAAGGAGTTCCTGGTCGAGCTCACCACCACCGTTCCCGAGGGCACCGACCCGGCGGAGGTCGACCGCCGTCGCGCCGAGGAATCCGTAAGGGCTGGGGAGCTGGCCGCGGCCGGTCACCTCGTCAGGCTGTGGCGCCCGGTGGGCGAACTGCGCAGCATCGGTCTGTGGCGGGCCGCCGACGAGGGTGAGCTGTACGAGAAGGTGCTCGGCGCACTGCCGCTCTGGCCGTGGATGACCTCGGTGGTGACGGTCCTGCAGTCCCACCCCAACGACCCGGGCAGGACTGCCGTCACCGCCTGA